The following are encoded in a window of Ranitomeya variabilis isolate aRanVar5 chromosome 8, aRanVar5.hap1, whole genome shotgun sequence genomic DNA:
- the C8H1orf146 gene encoding protein SPO16 homolog isoform X1 yields the protein MAPPDAKLAEDWSTTVIVSNSLQEHEVIMSLRNQQHKIRFSESVLTGSIIFPLSGIAFLLADAQEILGSEREAVFEQIQEFTSIHRNSFLVIVAALHGQEERDLMFSIQLRFLGSNLKIIPAHNSMETVKSILTIAKATCKPHIESILDRLLQATVYIAENSPLWETLAKIGL from the exons ATGGCTCCTCCAGATGCAAAACTGGCAGAGGATTGGAGCACCACTGTGATCGTGAGCAATTCTTTGCAG GAACATGAGGTGATTATGTCTTTGCGGAATCAACAACATAAAATTCGTTTTTCAGAGTCTGTGCTAACTGGATCTATAATTTTTCCCCTTTCCG GCATAGCATTTTTGCTGGCAGACGCTCAAGAGATCCTTGGCAGTGAGAGAGAAGCAGTCTTTGAGCAAATTCAAGAATTTACATCTATTCATCGAAACAGCTTTTTAGTGATAGTGGCAGCTCTCCATGGACAGGAGGAACGGGACCTAATGTTCAGTATTCAGCTCAG GTTTCTTGGAAGTAACTTAAAAATCATTCCTGCACATAATAGTATGGAGACTGTAAAAAGTATTTTAACAATAGCTAAG GCTACCTGCAAACCTCACATTGAAAGTATATTGGACAGACTGCTCCAGGCTACAGTATACATTGCGGAGAATAGCCCACTGTGGGAAACCTTAGCCAAAATCGGATTGTGA
- the C8H1orf146 gene encoding protein SPO16 homolog isoform X2, translating to MAPPDAKLAEDWSTTVIVSNSLQEHEVIMSLRNQQHKIRFSESVLTGSIIFPLSGIAFLLADAQEILGSEREAVFEQIQEFTSIHRNSFLVIVAALHGQEERDLMFSIQLRLPANLTLKVYWTDCSRLQYTLRRIAHCGKP from the exons ATGGCTCCTCCAGATGCAAAACTGGCAGAGGATTGGAGCACCACTGTGATCGTGAGCAATTCTTTGCAG GAACATGAGGTGATTATGTCTTTGCGGAATCAACAACATAAAATTCGTTTTTCAGAGTCTGTGCTAACTGGATCTATAATTTTTCCCCTTTCCG GCATAGCATTTTTGCTGGCAGACGCTCAAGAGATCCTTGGCAGTGAGAGAGAAGCAGTCTTTGAGCAAATTCAAGAATTTACATCTATTCATCGAAACAGCTTTTTAGTGATAGTGGCAGCTCTCCATGGACAGGAGGAACGGGACCTAATGTTCAGTATTCAGCTCAG GCTACCTGCAAACCTCACATTGAAAGTATATTGGACAGACTGCTCCAGGCTACAGTATACATTGCGGAGAATAGCCCACTGTGGGAAACCTTAG